In Sporocytophaga myxococcoides DSM 11118, the following are encoded in one genomic region:
- a CDS encoding MarR family winged helix-turn-helix transcriptional regulator yields MRIISSKEPPLGKRCTDLAKNYLAFLVENLESSGLDRYYYMLLVLDENSGKITQQQLSELLHCDKVTTLRNLDHLSKLELVERVINQKDRREHLLQVTAKGKKLIPQIRKTYKELEQGAFNGMSEMEINTFYNTLDLIRNNLKALHSSKIDIKLKIKKVK; encoded by the coding sequence ATGAGAATTATTTCATCAAAAGAACCTCCGCTGGGAAAACGCTGCACAGATCTGGCTAAAAATTACCTAGCATTTCTTGTAGAAAACCTGGAAAGCTCCGGTTTGGATAGATATTATTATATGTTGTTGGTTCTGGATGAAAACTCAGGGAAGATAACCCAGCAGCAACTTTCCGAACTACTTCATTGCGACAAAGTTACCACCTTGCGCAATCTTGATCATTTGTCCAAGCTTGAACTCGTGGAGAGAGTCATAAACCAGAAAGACAGAAGGGAGCATCTTTTACAAGTGACCGCCAAAGGCAAAAAATTGATTCCTCAAATACGGAAAACATATAAAGAATTGGAGCAAGGAGCTTTTAATGGAATGAGCGAAATGGAAATAAATACTTTCTACAATACTCTCGACCTGATAAGAAATAATCTAAAAGCCCTGCATTCAAGCAAAATAGACATCAAACTCAAAATTAAAAAAGTTAAGTAA
- a CDS encoding homoserine O-acetyltransferase family protein: MENKTFTYKNNFVLESGQVLENLTIQYSTFGKLNSRKDNVIWVCHALTANSEVHTWWYGLVGEDKFFNPEKHFIVCANILGSCYGTSGPLDVNPRTGKQYFLEFPQVTIRDMVNAHILLKEELGISKIHSCIGGSLGGQQAMEWSIIAPDTIENLILLATNAFHSPWGIAFNESQRMAIQADKSWQECREDAGQEGLKAARAIALLSYRNYNTYVSTQKETDDNKLDNYKASSYQNYQGVKLVNRFNCHSYLYLSKAMDSHHVGRGRGGAEVALKAIKSNTLVIGIKTDILFPVCEQIFLAQNIVGAEYQEIDSLYGHDGFLIETEKIANILQDFYKRKTAAGLF; encoded by the coding sequence GTGGAAAACAAGACCTTTACATATAAGAATAATTTTGTTTTAGAGTCAGGACAGGTTCTTGAAAACCTTACGATTCAATATTCTACATTTGGAAAACTAAATAGTAGAAAAGACAATGTAATCTGGGTTTGCCACGCTCTTACTGCTAATTCAGAAGTACATACATGGTGGTATGGATTGGTGGGAGAGGATAAATTTTTTAATCCAGAGAAACACTTTATAGTATGTGCCAATATTCTTGGTTCTTGCTATGGAACCAGTGGTCCGCTGGATGTTAACCCTCGGACCGGAAAGCAGTATTTTCTGGAATTCCCGCAGGTTACAATAAGAGATATGGTAAATGCTCATATTCTTCTTAAAGAAGAATTAGGTATTTCTAAAATACATTCTTGTATAGGTGGTTCTCTTGGCGGTCAACAGGCAATGGAATGGTCTATCATAGCTCCTGATACAATTGAAAACCTGATCTTGCTGGCTACAAATGCTTTTCATTCTCCATGGGGAATTGCTTTTAATGAGTCCCAAAGAATGGCAATACAGGCTGATAAATCCTGGCAGGAGTGCAGAGAAGATGCAGGGCAGGAAGGTTTGAAAGCTGCTAGGGCTATAGCGCTTCTCTCATACAGAAATTATAATACTTACGTTTCCACACAGAAAGAAACAGACGACAATAAGCTGGATAATTATAAAGCATCCTCTTATCAGAATTATCAAGGGGTTAAGCTTGTAAACAGATTCAATTGTCATTCATACCTTTATCTTTCAAAAGCAATGGATTCCCACCACGTTGGACGTGGGCGAGGTGGAGCTGAGGTTGCTTTAAAAGCTATAAAATCAAATACATTGGTGATCGGTATCAAAACGGATATACTTTTCCCTGTTTGCGAGCAGATTTTCTTAGCACAAAATATTGTCGGAGCAGAATATCAGGAAATTGATTCTTTGTATGGCCACGATGGCTTTTTGATTGAAACTGAAAAAATTGCAAATATCCTTCAGGATTTTTATAAAAGAAAAACTGCTGCCGGATTGTTCTGA
- a CDS encoding AsmA family protein, with the protein MKKGILIFLGIIAFLFILLLTIPFLFKDQIKAKVDEQIAKSVNATVVFDSDKLGLSLIRNFPNVTISIDDFGIIGKQEEFKGDTLFFAKNFKVVADIMSVISGDQIKVKSIYLNKPIVATYVTKDGKMSWDIAIATPEDTVKKAPEEPSKFSIALDKWEIEDGLIIYEDKSLPMYAELRGFNHTGKGDITQDIYDVETYTKSKETVVIFDNVAYLNKHQVEANLNLNINMPKSEYKFLENNIKINNFDFGFDGLIAMPGDDIIYDLTYAAKETDFKDLISLVPAVYTKDYNDLKADGKVAFNGIVKGKQTATTLPGFTFNLKIDNASMKYPSLPSAISNIVTDLSVVNTDGIIDNTVINLKKFHMDMDKNPVDARALVEGLNPYKIDANILAKVKLDDVTKFYPIEGTTLKGLFGADVKVKGMYSDSLKLMPVVDAKMFLQNGYVKTKDFPAALEQMSFNAAVQSSGDMPTSKASLENFKMVMDGEPFEMKANVVNFDDPAYDVNLKGIIDLTKMTKIYPLEDMTVAGRIIADIATKGVLSDVEAGRYDKTSTAGTMKVSNLKYSSKDFPQGMALSSASFTLSPDKMTIDNMDGYLGKSDISIKGFFSNYMGYMFGKQDTVLRGNMSFNSKKFDVNEWMTDEEATTPQAQAEPVDSGLVEIPKNIDFFLASQIGEVLYDNMSLKDLKGNIIMKDGIARLENLVFNSLGGNFLLAKGEYNTKDIEKPSFDFDMKITEIQIKEAFKTFNTVQTFAPMAKNMEGVVSLSLKTNGLMDKYMNPLYPTMSGAGTLAIPNATIKDNPILATMSKLTMVKELNPLGVKNVIANFKIEGGKLKVEPFDVNSGNFKMNIGGASGFDGGLDYIVKMDVPAGALGSAVNSALGKITGQSSSGSENIKLDLKIGGTNSDPKVGIAGSSVQEQGKEQAKTAVENKVKEEIKNNAQIQEAQKKADEAKKAAEEKVKAEQERIKKEAEEKQKAEQERLKKEAEKGVKDQLKKLPKF; encoded by the coding sequence ATGAAAAAAGGTATTCTTATTTTTCTGGGGATAATAGCATTTTTATTTATCCTCCTGTTAACCATTCCATTCCTTTTTAAAGATCAAATCAAAGCTAAAGTAGATGAGCAAATAGCAAAAAGCGTCAATGCTACTGTTGTTTTTGATTCAGATAAATTAGGATTGTCTCTTATCAGAAACTTTCCTAACGTAACTATTTCAATCGATGATTTTGGTATCATCGGAAAACAGGAAGAGTTTAAAGGCGACACGCTTTTCTTCGCTAAGAACTTTAAAGTTGTCGCAGATATCATGAGTGTTATTTCAGGAGATCAGATAAAAGTTAAAAGCATTTATCTGAATAAGCCAATTGTTGCAACATATGTAACAAAAGATGGAAAAATGAGCTGGGACATTGCTATAGCTACTCCTGAAGATACTGTAAAGAAAGCTCCTGAAGAACCTTCAAAATTCAGTATTGCTCTTGACAAATGGGAAATCGAAGATGGTCTTATTATTTATGAGGACAAATCATTGCCCATGTATGCTGAATTGAGAGGCTTTAACCATACTGGAAAAGGAGATATTACTCAGGATATATATGATGTTGAGACATACACTAAGTCTAAAGAGACAGTTGTTATTTTTGATAATGTTGCTTATCTGAACAAACATCAGGTGGAGGCAAATCTTAACCTGAATATTAACATGCCTAAATCCGAGTATAAGTTTCTTGAGAACAATATCAAGATCAATAATTTTGATTTCGGATTTGACGGACTTATAGCTATGCCAGGTGATGATATAATTTATGATCTAACCTATGCAGCAAAGGAAACAGATTTCAAAGACCTGATCTCTCTTGTTCCTGCGGTTTACACAAAAGACTATAATGACCTGAAAGCGGATGGTAAAGTTGCATTTAACGGAATTGTAAAAGGTAAGCAAACAGCAACAACGCTTCCTGGCTTTACCTTCAATCTTAAAATTGATAATGCAAGCATGAAGTATCCATCACTTCCTTCTGCTATCAGCAATATTGTTACAGATCTGAGTGTTGTTAATACTGATGGTATTATTGATAATACTGTTATCAACCTGAAAAAATTCCACATGGATATGGATAAAAATCCTGTAGATGCTCGTGCTCTTGTTGAAGGATTGAATCCATATAAAATTGATGCTAATATACTTGCTAAGGTAAAACTTGATGATGTAACTAAATTCTATCCTATAGAAGGAACTACTTTGAAAGGTCTTTTCGGTGCAGATGTAAAGGTGAAGGGTATGTATAGTGATTCACTGAAACTGATGCCTGTTGTAGATGCGAAAATGTTCTTACAGAATGGTTATGTTAAAACTAAAGATTTCCCTGCTGCATTAGAGCAAATGAGCTTTAACGCTGCTGTGCAAAGCTCTGGTGATATGCCGACATCTAAAGCATCATTGGAGAACTTTAAAATGGTAATGGACGGAGAGCCGTTTGAAATGAAGGCTAATGTTGTGAATTTTGATGACCCTGCCTATGACGTGAATCTGAAAGGAATTATTGATCTTACAAAAATGACGAAGATTTATCCTCTTGAAGATATGACCGTAGCAGGTAGAATCATTGCAGATATTGCAACTAAAGGGGTGTTGTCTGATGTGGAAGCAGGAAGATATGATAAAACTTCTACAGCAGGTACAATGAAGGTCTCTAATCTGAAATATTCAAGTAAAGACTTCCCTCAGGGAATGGCTCTTTCTTCAGCAAGTTTTACACTTTCTCCTGATAAAATGACTATCGATAACATGGATGGTTATCTTGGGAAAAGTGATATCAGCATAAAGGGATTTTTCTCTAATTACATGGGTTATATGTTCGGAAAGCAGGATACGGTCCTTCGCGGAAACATGAGCTTTAATTCTAAGAAATTTGATGTGAATGAATGGATGACGGATGAAGAGGCTACTACTCCTCAAGCTCAGGCCGAACCGGTCGATAGTGGTCTTGTCGAAATACCGAAGAACATTGACTTTTTCCTAGCATCTCAAATCGGAGAAGTTCTTTATGATAATATGAGTCTTAAAGATCTTAAAGGTAACATTATCATGAAAGATGGGATAGCGAGGCTTGAAAATCTTGTGTTCAATTCTCTCGGTGGAAATTTCCTGCTTGCAAAGGGAGAGTATAACACTAAGGATATAGAAAAGCCGTCATTCGATTTTGATATGAAGATTACAGAAATTCAGATTAAAGAGGCTTTTAAAACCTTCAATACAGTTCAGACATTTGCTCCAATGGCAAAAAATATGGAAGGTGTAGTTTCTTTATCCCTGAAGACAAACGGTCTAATGGATAAATATATGAATCCGCTTTATCCTACAATGTCTGGAGCTGGAACCCTAGCAATACCTAATGCTACGATTAAAGATAATCCTATTCTTGCTACAATGAGCAAGCTTACTATGGTAAAAGAGCTTAATCCGCTTGGAGTTAAAAATGTGATTGCTAATTTCAAGATTGAAGGAGGTAAGTTAAAAGTTGAACCATTTGACGTAAATTCAGGCAATTTCAAGATGAATATTGGCGGTGCTTCGGGCTTTGACGGAGGTCTTGATTACATTGTAAAAATGGATGTTCCGGCTGGTGCTTTAGGTTCTGCTGTAAATTCTGCTTTAGGAAAGATTACAGGACAGTCTTCATCAGGCTCAGAAAACATAAAACTTGATCTGAAAATTGGCGGTACCAACAGCGATCCCAAAGTTGGTATAGCTGGCAGCAGCGTTCAGGAGCAAGGGAAAGAGCAGGCAAAAACTGCTGTTGAAAACAAAGTAAAAGAAGAGATCAAGAACAATGCTCAGATTCAGGAAGCTCAGAAAAAAGCAGATGAGGCGAAGAAAGCTGCAGAAGAGAAAGTAAAAGCAGAGCAAGAGAGAATTAAGAAAGAAGCGGAAGAAAAGCAGAAAGCAGAGCAGGAAAGACTGAAGAAAGAAGCTGAAAAAGGCGTTAAGGATCAGCTTAAAAAACTTCCTAAATTTTAA
- a CDS encoding SprT-like domain-containing protein, whose amino-acid sequence MKNKRKSPIITRNKKSLHSPASVPANSYFKILFRPKMQDNLLITVFEKHLPKGTVSYCYKLWYENHFYFRLARRRESKLGDYRYDPRTKEHTITLNHDLNPYSFLVTYLHEVAHLKAQIRYGNRIKPHGDQWKAIFSELLIPIFERHDFPTSLSKALKDYIADPKASTCSDTNLMMALREFDKDDNLVYLSELTEGQRFRLGRKFFIKGKLNRTRYICKECKSGKSYYVSEVALVEI is encoded by the coding sequence ATGAAAAATAAGCGGAAAAGTCCCATTATTACCAGGAATAAAAAATCCTTACATTCCCCAGCCAGTGTTCCTGCAAATTCTTATTTTAAAATCCTATTTAGACCTAAAATGCAGGATAATCTTCTTATTACAGTTTTTGAAAAGCATCTTCCGAAAGGAACAGTTTCATATTGTTACAAGCTATGGTATGAGAATCACTTTTACTTCAGGCTGGCCCGGAGAAGAGAGTCGAAACTCGGAGATTACAGATATGATCCCAGGACAAAGGAACACACCATAACGCTTAATCATGACCTGAACCCCTATTCATTTCTTGTCACCTATCTGCATGAAGTGGCACACCTCAAAGCACAGATCCGTTATGGGAACAGGATAAAGCCTCACGGAGATCAATGGAAGGCAATCTTTTCTGAATTACTAATACCTATATTCGAAAGGCATGATTTCCCTACCTCCTTGTCGAAGGCATTAAAAGATTATATCGCAGACCCTAAAGCTTCCACTTGCTCAGATACCAATCTGATGATGGCTTTAAGAGAATTTGATAAGGATGACAATCTTGTCTATTTATCGGAACTTACGGAAGGGCAAAGATTCCGACTTGGAAGAAAATTCTTTATAAAAGGAAAACTTAATCGGACAAGGTACATATGCAAAGAATGCAAGAGCGGAAAGAGCTATTATGTGTCTGAAGTTGCTCTGGTGGAAATATAA
- the fbaA gene encoding class II fructose-bisphosphate aldolase, producing MVENIKTSALKGVVVGDQVQEIFEAAKKHQFALPAVNVVGTNSVNAVLETAKEVNSPVIIQLSNGGGQFYAGKSLPNDKQQASIAGSISAAHHVHQLSLVYGVPVILHTDHAAKNLLPWIDGMLAAGEEFFKAYKKPLFSSHMIDLSEEPLEENIEICKEYLKRMSKLGMTLEIELGVTGGEEDGVDNSDVDNSKLYTQPEEVSYAYEELIKISDKFTIAAAFGNVHGVYKPGSVKLEPKILNKSQEYVKKKFNLSAEKPINFVFHGGSGSSQEQIREAISYGAIKMNIDTDIQWAYWDGVKNYYKKNEGYLQGQIGNPKGEDQPNKKFYDPRVWLREGEKTLVARLKQSFEDLNAINVNAKL from the coding sequence ATGGTTGAAAATATAAAAACATCCGCTCTAAAAGGTGTTGTAGTAGGAGATCAGGTTCAGGAGATTTTCGAAGCAGCAAAAAAACATCAGTTTGCACTTCCTGCTGTAAACGTAGTAGGAACTAATTCTGTAAACGCTGTTTTGGAAACAGCAAAAGAAGTTAATTCACCTGTAATTATCCAGTTATCAAACGGTGGCGGACAGTTCTATGCTGGCAAATCTCTTCCAAATGACAAACAGCAGGCTTCTATAGCTGGTTCTATTTCTGCTGCTCATCACGTACACCAATTATCTTTAGTTTACGGTGTTCCTGTTATCCTTCATACTGACCATGCGGCTAAAAATCTTCTTCCTTGGATAGATGGTATGCTTGCAGCTGGTGAAGAATTTTTCAAAGCATACAAAAAACCTTTGTTCTCCTCTCACATGATCGATTTGTCAGAAGAGCCTCTTGAAGAGAACATCGAAATCTGCAAAGAATACTTAAAAAGAATGTCTAAACTGGGTATGACTCTTGAAATCGAGCTTGGTGTAACAGGTGGAGAAGAAGATGGAGTTGATAATTCTGATGTAGATAATTCTAAACTATATACTCAACCAGAAGAAGTTTCTTATGCTTACGAAGAACTTATCAAGATCAGTGATAAATTTACAATTGCTGCTGCTTTTGGTAATGTTCACGGTGTTTATAAGCCAGGTAGCGTAAAGCTTGAGCCAAAAATTCTTAACAAGTCTCAGGAGTATGTGAAGAAGAAATTTAATCTTAGCGCTGAAAAACCAATCAACTTTGTATTCCACGGTGGATCAGGATCTAGCCAGGAGCAAATAAGAGAAGCTATCTCTTATGGAGCTATCAAAATGAATATCGATACTGATATTCAGTGGGCTTATTGGGATGGAGTAAAGAACTACTACAAGAAGAATGAAGGATATCTTCAAGGTCAGATCGGTAACCCTAAAGGAGAAGATCAGCCTAACAAGAAATTCTACGATCCAAGAGTTTGGTTAAGAGAAGGTGAGAAAACCCTTGTAGCTAGATTGAAGCAGTCATTTGAAGATTTGAATGCAATCAATGTTAACGCTAAATTGTAA
- the accD gene encoding acetyl-CoA carboxylase, carboxyltransferase subunit beta: protein MTWFKRTEKGIQTPTELKKEVPDGLWYQCPECKKVMQTSAHVLNSYTCIECNYHARIGSKEYFELIFDDNQFTELDPTLSSSDPLEFTDSQAYPDRIKASQKKSGLKDAVRSAVGKMNGIEIVISCMDFKFIGGSMGSVVGEKISRAIDYSRKHKIPFLMISKSGGARMMEAGFSLMQMAKTSAKLALLDRERIPYISLMTDPTTGGVTASYAMLGDFNISEPGALIGFAGPRVIRETIGKDLPEGFQSAEFLLEHGFLDFLVDRKELKSKLTDLLIILKGKVTEVPQENL from the coding sequence ATGACTTGGTTTAAGAGAACAGAAAAGGGAATTCAAACACCTACAGAACTGAAAAAGGAAGTTCCTGACGGACTTTGGTATCAGTGTCCCGAATGCAAAAAAGTCATGCAGACCAGTGCTCATGTACTTAATTCCTATACTTGCATTGAATGTAATTACCACGCCAGAATAGGATCAAAAGAATACTTCGAACTGATTTTTGATGATAATCAGTTTACTGAATTAGATCCTACCCTTAGCTCTTCAGATCCACTAGAGTTTACAGATAGTCAGGCTTATCCAGACAGAATTAAAGCTTCACAAAAAAAGTCAGGACTTAAGGATGCAGTGAGGTCGGCTGTAGGAAAGATGAACGGAATTGAAATCGTTATCTCCTGCATGGATTTTAAATTCATCGGTGGTTCAATGGGATCAGTAGTGGGTGAAAAAATCTCAAGAGCAATCGACTATTCAAGAAAGCACAAAATTCCTTTTTTAATGATCAGTAAATCCGGAGGCGCCAGAATGATGGAGGCCGGATTTTCATTGATGCAAATGGCTAAAACTTCTGCCAAACTTGCACTTCTTGACAGAGAAAGAATTCCTTACATTTCATTAATGACAGACCCTACCACTGGAGGAGTTACTGCTTCTTATGCAATGTTGGGCGATTTCAACATATCTGAGCCAGGGGCTTTGATTGGTTTTGCCGGACCAAGGGTAATCAGAGAAACAATAGGTAAGGACCTTCCGGAAGGCTTCCAATCTGCAGAATTCTTATTGGAGCATGGCTTCCTTGATTTCCTTGTTGATAGAAAAGAACTTAAATCTAAACTTACCGATCTTCTGATTATTCTTAAAGGTAAGGTTACCGAAGTTCCTCAGGAAAATCTTTAA
- a CDS encoding class I fructose-bisphosphate aldolase — MSYNKILSLLGNDADYLLKHQCETITKQSIRNPTPNYVDESFALSNRPTPVLRSLASILEHGRLSGTGYISILPVDQDIEHTAGASFAPNPIYFDPENIIKLAIEGGSNAIASTFGTLAINARKYAHKIPFIVKINHNELLTYPNKYNQVMFGKVKEAWNLGAVAVGATIYFGAEESNRQLIEVSEAFEQAHELGMATILWCYTRNNAFKKDGVDYHNATDMSSQATHIGVTIQADLIKQKLPETNGGFKALNFGKYDEKMYSELSTNHPIDLTRYMVANCYSGKIGLINSGGESKGENDLKEAVKTAIINKRAGGVGLILGRKAFQRPFSQGVELLNAVQDVYLTKEIDLA; from the coding sequence ATGTCCTACAATAAGATATTAAGTCTGCTTGGAAATGATGCCGATTACCTCTTGAAGCATCAATGTGAGACAATAACAAAGCAATCGATAAGAAATCCTACGCCTAATTATGTAGATGAATCGTTTGCACTGTCTAATCGCCCGACACCGGTTCTGAGAAGCCTTGCTTCAATTCTTGAACACGGTAGACTGTCTGGAACTGGGTATATATCTATTTTGCCAGTAGACCAGGATATAGAACACACTGCAGGAGCTTCCTTTGCTCCAAATCCAATTTATTTTGACCCTGAGAATATTATTAAACTGGCAATTGAAGGCGGCTCTAATGCCATAGCAAGCACCTTCGGTACATTAGCCATCAATGCCAGAAAATACGCACACAAGATTCCTTTTATAGTAAAAATCAACCATAATGAACTTCTAACTTATCCGAATAAATACAATCAGGTTATGTTCGGAAAAGTAAAAGAAGCATGGAACCTTGGAGCTGTTGCAGTCGGCGCAACCATCTATTTTGGTGCTGAAGAAAGTAACAGACAACTCATTGAAGTTTCCGAAGCTTTTGAACAGGCACACGAACTTGGGATGGCTACAATACTATGGTGCTATACAAGGAACAATGCTTTCAAAAAAGATGGTGTTGACTATCACAATGCAACAGATATGAGCAGCCAGGCAACCCACATAGGCGTGACTATACAGGCTGATCTTATCAAACAAAAATTACCCGAAACCAATGGAGGTTTTAAGGCCCTGAATTTCGGAAAATACGACGAAAAGATGTATTCCGAACTTTCAACAAACCATCCTATCGATCTCACCAGATACATGGTAGCAAATTGTTATTCGGGAAAAATTGGATTAATCAATTCAGGAGGAGAATCAAAAGGAGAAAATGATCTTAAAGAAGCTGTAAAAACAGCAATCATTAATAAAAGAGCTGGAGGCGTCGGACTAATTTTAGGAAGAAAGGCTTTTCAAAGACCATTTTCTCAAGGTGTAGAACTTTTAAATGCGGTCCAGGATGTTTATCTGACCAAAGAAATAGACTTAGCTTAA
- a CDS encoding DUF4834 family protein, whose translation MFKVLLIIFLIYLAIRWLTKPLLRYAIERMAKKMAEQHGFNTNNQEPIRPRKKEGTIDIDYIPKNQKKSGKSPSEGEYVDYEEVK comes from the coding sequence ATGTTTAAAGTCTTATTAATTATATTTCTTATTTATCTGGCGATAAGGTGGCTTACGAAACCTTTGTTAAGGTATGCTATTGAGCGCATGGCAAAAAAAATGGCTGAACAGCATGGTTTTAACACAAATAATCAAGAGCCAATACGTCCAAGAAAAAAAGAAGGGACGATAGACATTGACTATATTCCTAAAAATCAGAAGAAGTCCGGAAAATCACCTTCTGAAGGGGAATATGTAGACTATGAGGAAGTAAAGTAA